Proteins encoded in a region of the Psychromicrobium lacuslunae genome:
- the nrdI gene encoding class Ib ribonucleoside-diphosphate reductase assembly flavoprotein NrdI has protein sequence MNPTSSNVIYFSSVSGNTHRFVDKLRVKAARLPVMTKDETTLALEPYVLVLPTYGGETGHGAVPKQVIKFLNVEQNRSLIRGVIAAGNTNFGETYCLAGDIVASKCQVPLLYRFELMGTAEDVDRVHQGLEQFWAQP, from the coding sequence ATGAATCCAACCAGCAGCAACGTGATCTATTTCTCTTCGGTATCAGGCAATACTCACCGCTTCGTTGACAAGCTCAGGGTCAAAGCGGCCAGATTGCCGGTGATGACCAAAGATGAAACCACTCTGGCACTTGAACCTTATGTTCTAGTTCTCCCCACCTACGGTGGAGAGACCGGGCACGGGGCAGTGCCCAAGCAAGTGATCAAATTCCTCAACGTCGAGCAAAACCGATCACTGATCCGCGGCGTGATAGCCGCCGGAAATACGAATTTCGGGGAGACCTACTGTCTAGCCGGCGACATTGTGGCCAGCAAGTGTCAGGTACCCCTTCTTTATCGATTTGAGCTTATGGGCACAGCGGAAGATGTGGACCGAGTTCACCAGGGATTGGAACAGTTTTGGGCACAACCATGA
- the nrdH gene encoding glutaredoxin-like protein NrdH: MTVTVYTKPACVQCNATYRALDKKGITYQSVDLSQDPEALERVRALGYLQAPVVVTEQDHWSGFRPDKIEELAQAGDVSTSSVA; the protein is encoded by the coding sequence ATGACCGTTACGGTTTATACCAAGCCAGCTTGCGTGCAGTGCAACGCAACTTACCGGGCTCTGGATAAAAAGGGTATTACCTACCAGAGCGTCGACCTCTCCCAGGACCCCGAAGCCCTCGAGCGTGTTCGTGCGCTCGGTTACCTGCAGGCTCCGGTCGTAGTGACCGAGCAGGACCACTGGTCAGGTTTCCGCCCGGACAAAATCGAAGAACTCGCCCAGGCCGGCGACGTCAGCACCAGCTCCGTCGCTTAG